One Mesorhizobium sp. J428 DNA segment encodes these proteins:
- a CDS encoding metallophosphoesterase family protein — protein sequence MTERIGTEGIHLTDAAGPAGLRIYAIGDVHGRLDLLEAMHEAIRAEIDDNPPGDWRVVHVGDYIDRGPDSKGVIDFLIRAIHTDARYIALAGNHDAGLVDFLADPNAESLFARHGGRQTALSYGVEADFSSQALAWEAATRLRAAMPREHLEFLAKLPRSVAFGDFFFCHAGIRPGVPLARQNPEDLIWIRSAFLDSPLLHEKVVVHGHTPSSVPEILPNRVNVDTAAFSTGVLTALSVEGTRKRILQMSANGQREAWTTP from the coding sequence ATGACTGAGCGCATCGGAACGGAAGGCATCCACCTGACCGACGCCGCCGGTCCCGCCGGCCTGCGCATCTATGCGATCGGCGACGTGCACGGACGGCTCGACCTGCTGGAGGCGATGCATGAGGCCATCCGGGCGGAGATCGACGACAACCCGCCGGGCGACTGGCGCGTCGTCCATGTTGGCGACTACATCGACCGGGGGCCCGACTCGAAGGGCGTGATCGACTTCCTGATTCGCGCGATTCACACCGACGCGCGATACATCGCCTTGGCCGGCAATCACGATGCGGGGCTGGTGGACTTTCTCGCCGATCCGAACGCCGAGAGCCTGTTCGCGCGGCACGGCGGCCGGCAGACGGCGCTCTCCTACGGCGTCGAGGCCGATTTCTCGTCGCAGGCGCTGGCGTGGGAGGCGGCCACCAGGCTCAGGGCGGCGATGCCGCGCGAGCATCTCGAGTTCCTCGCCAAGCTGCCGCGCAGCGTCGCCTTCGGCGACTTCTTCTTCTGCCATGCGGGAATCAGGCCCGGCGTGCCGCTGGCGCGTCAGAACCCGGAAGACCTGATCTGGATCCGCAGCGCATTTCTCGATTCGCCGCTGCTGCACGAAAAAGTCGTGGTGCACGGCCATACCCCGTCAAGCGTGCCGGAGATCCTGCCGAACAGGGTGAACGTGGACACCGCGGCGTTCTCCACGGGCGTGCTGACTGCCCTGTCGGTAGAGGGAACGCGGAAGCGGATTCTGCAGATGAGCGCTAACGGTCAGCGCGAAGCCTGGACGACGCCGTAG
- a CDS encoding (Fe-S)-binding protein, which translates to MSPSIEDETGKPRVGLFVTCLVDLFRPVVGFAAAKLIEAAGCTVEIPRTQTCCGQPAHNAGDRKDARAIAEATIEAFEEFDYVVAPSGSCAGMLKKDYPALFKGDPDWEGRVAAFSAKVHELVSFLSDVRGLSSVEARLEAIATYHDSCAGLRELGIRGQPRALLGQVEGLRLHDLPEADLCCGLGGAFCARPSGVSNAIATRKTEAIGASGADLLLAGDLGCLMNMAGRLRRQGSAIETRHVAEVLAGMTGEPPIGGSR; encoded by the coding sequence ATGAGTCCGAGCATCGAAGACGAGACCGGAAAGCCGCGCGTCGGCCTGTTCGTGACCTGCCTCGTGGACCTGTTCCGCCCGGTCGTGGGCTTCGCCGCGGCGAAGCTGATCGAGGCGGCCGGTTGCACGGTCGAGATTCCGAGGACACAGACGTGCTGCGGCCAGCCTGCCCACAACGCAGGGGACCGCAAGGACGCGCGCGCCATCGCCGAGGCGACGATCGAGGCCTTCGAGGAGTTCGACTATGTCGTCGCGCCGTCTGGTTCCTGCGCCGGCATGCTGAAGAAAGACTATCCGGCCCTGTTCAAGGGAGATCCGGACTGGGAAGGACGCGTAGCGGCCTTCTCCGCCAAGGTGCACGAGTTGGTGTCCTTCCTGAGCGACGTCAGGGGACTGTCGTCCGTCGAGGCGCGCCTCGAGGCCATCGCGACCTATCACGATTCCTGCGCAGGTCTGCGCGAGCTCGGCATCCGCGGCCAGCCGCGCGCCCTGCTCGGCCAGGTGGAGGGGCTGCGGCTGCACGACCTGCCGGAGGCGGATCTCTGCTGCGGCCTCGGCGGCGCGTTCTGCGCCCGGCCCTCAGGCGTATCGAACGCGATTGCGACAAGGAAGACGGAGGCGATCGGGGCCTCTGGCGCGGATCTGCTGCTTGCGGGAGACCTCGGCTGCCTGATGAACATGGCCGGCCGGCTCAGGCGGCAAGGTTCCGCCATAGAGACGCGGCATGTGGCGGAAGTGCTTGCCGGAATGACTGGCGAGCCGCCGATCGGAGGTTCGCGATGA
- a CDS encoding alpha-hydroxy acid oxidase, with the protein MAPILEINDLKKLARRRVPKMFFDYADSGSWTQSTYRANEEDFAKIKLRQRVLVDMTNRNLESTMIGEKVSMPVALAPTGLTGMQHADGEMLAARAAEKFGVPFTLSTMSICSIEDVASVTTKPFWFQLYVMRDKDFVLNLIQRAKAAKCSALVLTLDLQILGQRHNDLRNGLSAPPRFTPKHVWQMATHPGWCLRMLGTQRRTFRNIVGHAKSVTDLSSLSSWTAEQFDPQLSWADVEWIKKQWGGKLILKGILDREDAEMAAQSGADAIIVSNHGGRQLDGADSSISKLEEIADAVGDRIEVLFDGGIRSGQDVLKALCLGAKGTFIGRPFLYGLGAMGELGVTTALEIIRKELDTTMALCGKRDIRLAGKDWLARRPG; encoded by the coding sequence ATGGCACCCATCCTCGAGATCAACGACCTCAAGAAACTCGCCAGGCGGCGCGTGCCGAAGATGTTCTTCGACTATGCGGATTCGGGCTCGTGGACCCAAAGCACCTACCGCGCCAACGAGGAGGACTTCGCCAAGATCAAGCTGCGCCAGCGCGTGCTGGTCGACATGACCAATCGAAACCTCGAATCGACCATGATCGGCGAAAAGGTGTCGATGCCGGTGGCGCTCGCCCCGACAGGCCTCACCGGCATGCAGCATGCGGACGGCGAGATGCTGGCGGCGCGGGCCGCCGAGAAGTTCGGCGTGCCGTTCACGTTGTCGACGATGAGCATCTGTTCGATCGAGGACGTAGCGTCGGTGACGACGAAGCCGTTCTGGTTCCAGCTCTACGTCATGCGCGACAAGGACTTCGTCCTCAACCTGATCCAACGGGCCAAGGCGGCGAAATGCTCAGCGCTCGTGCTGACGCTCGACCTGCAGATCCTCGGCCAGCGCCACAACGACCTGCGCAACGGCCTGTCGGCGCCGCCCCGCTTCACGCCGAAGCATGTCTGGCAGATGGCGACCCACCCCGGCTGGTGCCTGCGCATGCTCGGCACGCAGCGCCGCACGTTCCGCAACATCGTCGGCCATGCCAAGAGCGTCACCGACCTGTCGTCGCTGTCGTCCTGGACTGCGGAGCAGTTCGATCCCCAGCTCTCCTGGGCGGATGTCGAGTGGATCAAGAAGCAGTGGGGCGGCAAGCTGATCCTCAAGGGCATCCTCGACCGCGAAGACGCCGAGATGGCGGCCCAGTCGGGCGCAGACGCGATCATCGTCTCGAATCACGGCGGCCGGCAGCTCGACGGCGCCGATTCGTCGATCTCGAAGCTGGAGGAGATCGCAGACGCGGTCGGCGACAGGATCGAGGTGCTTTTCGACGGCGGCATCCGCTCGGGCCAGGACGTGCTCAAGGCACTGTGTCTCGGCGCGAAGGGCACATTCATCGGCCGGCCGTTCCTCTACGGACTTGGCGCAATGGGCGAGCTGGGTGTAACGACGGCGCTGGAGATCATCCGCAAGGAGCTCGACACGACGATGGCGCTGTGCGGCAAACGCGACATCAGGCTCGCGGGCAAGGACTGGCTGGCCCGCAGGCCGGGCTGA
- a CDS encoding FCD domain-containing protein gives MNDVFSRIEHLRTADEVVQQIESLILEGVLRVGDRLPGERDLAGQFDVSRPILRIALKSLEERGLITTRPGGGTYVADIVGQVFTAPMIELIASHRKATADYLEYRRDIEGMAADYAARRATAEDRAMLDNIMARMEAANADEDFSTDAEIDVEFHNAIGECAHNIILLHTLRSCYRLLADGVFFNRSLIYTLPGMREKLLSQHKAIHGAVVSGDPAAARQAAEAHIGFVAEAVDAAERTGEWQRISRLRLLQRARSADRRS, from the coding sequence TTGAACGACGTCTTTTCCCGCATCGAGCACCTGCGCACGGCCGACGAGGTCGTGCAGCAGATCGAATCGCTCATCCTCGAAGGGGTGCTGCGGGTCGGCGACCGGCTGCCGGGCGAGCGCGATCTCGCGGGGCAGTTCGATGTATCGCGGCCGATCCTGCGCATCGCGCTGAAATCACTGGAAGAGCGCGGGCTCATCACGACTCGGCCCGGCGGCGGCACCTACGTCGCCGACATCGTCGGCCAGGTGTTCACCGCGCCGATGATCGAGCTGATCGCCTCGCACCGCAAGGCGACAGCCGACTATCTCGAATACCGCCGTGACATAGAGGGCATGGCGGCGGACTATGCGGCGCGGCGGGCGACGGCGGAAGACCGGGCCATGCTCGACAACATCATGGCGAGGATGGAAGCCGCGAACGCCGACGAGGACTTCAGCACGGATGCCGAGATCGACGTCGAGTTCCACAATGCGATCGGCGAGTGCGCGCACAACATCATCCTGCTGCACACGCTGCGCTCCTGCTACAGGCTGCTGGCCGACGGCGTTTTCTTCAACCGCTCGCTGATCTACACGCTGCCGGGCATGCGCGAGAAACTGCTTTCCCAGCACAAGGCGATTCACGGCGCGGTGGTTTCCGGCGATCCGGCAGCGGCGCGGCAGGCTGCGGAGGCGCATATCGGTTTCGTCGCGGAGGCGGTTGACGCCGCCGAGCGGACGGGAGAATGGCAGCGCATTTCGCGGCTGCGGCTCCTGCAGCGGGCGCGCAGCGCCGACCGCAGATCCTGA
- a CDS encoding FAD-linked oxidase C-terminal domain-containing protein gives MSVVMPAPDPGTMRRRDEIVADMRLIVPGEGVVDQPTGMRVFESDGLTAYRQLPLVVVLPETTAQVSRILKYCHDRNIRVVPRGSGTSLSGGALPLEDAVLLVMSRFNRILDIDFANRAVVAQPGVTNLGITTAVQDQGFYYAPDPSSQIACSIGGNVAENSGGVHCLKYGLTANNVLGIEMVLMDGEVVRLGGKHLDSEGYDLLGVMTGSEGLLGVVTEVTVRILKKPEAARALLIGFPSSEEAGQCVADIIGTGIIPGGMEMMDRPAIHAAEDFVHAGYPLDVEALLIVELDGPGPEIDHLIGEVEAIALRNGSTECRISASEAERLSFWAGRKAAFPAVGRISPDYYCMDGTIPRKELPNVLAGMREMSERYGLGVANVFHAGDGNLHPLILYDANIPGELEKVENFGSDILRLCVAVGGVLTGEHGVGVEKRDLMPEMFTEIDLDQQMRVKCAFDPKHLLNPGKVFPQLRRCAELGRMHVHRGQMPFPDIPRF, from the coding sequence ATGTCGGTTGTAATGCCTGCTCCCGATCCGGGAACGATGCGCCGCCGCGACGAGATCGTGGCGGATATGCGCCTCATCGTGCCCGGCGAGGGGGTCGTCGACCAGCCGACGGGCATGCGCGTCTTCGAGAGCGACGGTCTCACAGCCTATCGCCAGCTTCCCCTCGTGGTGGTGCTGCCGGAGACGACAGCGCAGGTCTCGCGCATCCTCAAATATTGCCACGACCGCAACATCCGCGTCGTGCCGCGCGGCTCCGGCACCTCGCTGTCGGGCGGCGCGCTGCCGCTCGAGGACGCGGTGCTGCTTGTCATGAGCCGCTTCAACCGCATCCTCGACATCGACTTCGCCAACCGGGCGGTCGTCGCGCAGCCGGGCGTCACGAATCTCGGCATCACCACGGCCGTGCAGGACCAAGGCTTCTACTACGCGCCCGACCCGTCCTCGCAGATCGCCTGCTCGATCGGCGGCAACGTCGCGGAGAACTCCGGCGGCGTGCACTGTCTCAAATACGGCCTCACCGCCAACAATGTGCTCGGCATCGAGATGGTGCTGATGGACGGCGAGGTGGTGCGCCTTGGCGGCAAGCATCTCGACTCGGAGGGCTATGATCTGCTCGGCGTCATGACCGGCTCGGAAGGTCTGCTCGGCGTCGTCACCGAGGTAACGGTGCGTATTCTCAAGAAGCCGGAGGCGGCGCGCGCGCTGCTCATCGGCTTCCCGTCCTCGGAGGAGGCCGGCCAGTGCGTCGCCGACATCATCGGGACCGGCATTATCCCCGGCGGCATGGAGATGATGGACCGCCCCGCGATCCACGCGGCAGAGGATTTCGTCCATGCCGGCTATCCGCTCGATGTGGAAGCGCTGCTGATCGTCGAGCTCGACGGACCGGGCCCCGAGATCGACCATCTGATCGGCGAGGTGGAGGCGATCGCGCTTCGCAACGGCTCGACCGAGTGCCGCATCTCGGCGTCGGAGGCCGAGCGCCTGTCCTTCTGGGCCGGCCGCAAGGCGGCGTTCCCGGCCGTCGGCCGCATCTCGCCCGATTACTACTGCATGGACGGCACCATCCCGCGCAAGGAACTGCCAAATGTCCTAGCCGGCATGCGCGAGATGTCAGAGCGCTACGGCCTCGGCGTCGCCAACGTCTTCCACGCCGGCGACGGCAACCTGCATCCGCTCATCCTCTACGATGCGAACATTCCGGGAGAACTGGAGAAGGTGGAGAATTTCGGCTCCGACATCCTGCGCCTCTGCGTCGCCGTCGGCGGGGTCCTCACCGGCGAGCACGGCGTTGGCGTCGAGAAGCGCGACCTGATGCCGGAGATGTTCACCGAGATCGACCTCGACCAGCAGATGCGCGTCAAATGCGCCTTCGACCCGAAGCACCTTCTCAACCCAGGAAAAGTCTTCCCGCAACTGCGCCGCTGCGCCGAGCTGGGCCGCATGCACGTACATCGCGGCCAGATGCCGTTTCCGGACATCCCGAGGTTCTAG
- a CDS encoding AbrB/MazE/SpoVT family DNA-binding domain-containing protein — MTTLTVTAKGQVTLKKELLQHLGVKPGQKIEVDALPDGQLTMKAAPRKGSWEEIYGMLAGKTDKVATIEEMNEAIRKGWAGER, encoded by the coding sequence ATGACCACACTCACTGTCACGGCCAAGGGCCAGGTGACGCTGAAGAAGGAACTGCTGCAGCATCTCGGCGTGAAGCCCGGCCAGAAGATCGAGGTCGATGCCTTGCCTGACGGACAACTTACGATGAAGGCCGCACCACGAAAGGGAAGCTGGGAGGAAATCTACGGCATGCTCGCTGGCAAGACCGACAAGGTCGCGACGATCGAAGAGATGAACGAGGCGATTCGAAAGGGCTGGGCCGGCGAGAGATGA
- a CDS encoding type II toxin-antitoxin system VapC family toxin translates to MRITADTNILVRVIVLDDLAQARTALDILVKADTVFLPVPCLCEFAWVLERTYGLSRQHIAASLRQIIQRGNVETDAQAVDAGLRVLDAGGDFADGVIASVGAQSGADKFVSFDRKAVARVKAAGLFAELATIKT, encoded by the coding sequence ATGAGGATCACTGCTGATACCAATATTCTGGTGCGCGTGATCGTCCTCGACGACCTTGCCCAGGCGCGGACGGCTTTGGACATCCTCGTAAAGGCTGATACGGTTTTCCTCCCGGTGCCGTGCCTCTGCGAATTCGCCTGGGTTCTCGAACGGACCTATGGGCTTTCGCGGCAACACATTGCCGCGTCTTTGCGTCAGATTATCCAGCGCGGGAATGTGGAAACAGATGCCCAGGCAGTCGATGCGGGACTTCGTGTTCTGGACGCCGGTGGTGACTTTGCGGATGGCGTGATCGCCTCGGTCGGCGCCCAATCGGGTGCTGATAAGTTTGTTTCCTTCGACCGCAAGGCGGTTGCCCGCGTCAAGGCTGCCGGCCTGTTCGCAGAACTCGCTACTATCAAGACATGA
- a CDS encoding FAD-binding protein produces the protein MTTFTPTTAAEVLDAVRWAVGEEQPLEIVGRGTKRGIGRPAQTEHAVDLSRLTGVTLYEPEELVLSARAGTPLAEVEALLAARGQEFAFEPMDYAPLLTGKASSNGKSGTVGGALAANLSGPRRLKAGAARDHILGTHAVSGRGEAFKAGGRVVKNVTGYDLSKAMAGSWGTLAVVTDLTFKVLPRAETETTVVLRRLDDEKAVAAMAAAMGSSAEVSGAAHLPELVAARVAGGMLGSDPATLLRVDGFGPSVAYRVIMLSELFGGHVETVDAERSRALWAGIRDVAPFADGADRPVWRISLAPSEGWKLVAALRMQAAVDAFYDWQGGLVWLRLEDDPEAELVRRLVRRLGGGHATLVRAAAPIRAAVPVFEPQPGPLGALSARVKSEFDPKGILNPGRMATV, from the coding sequence ATGACCACCTTCACCCCCACCACCGCCGCCGAGGTTCTCGATGCTGTCCGCTGGGCCGTGGGCGAGGAGCAGCCGCTGGAGATCGTCGGCCGCGGCACAAAGCGCGGCATTGGCCGGCCGGCGCAGACCGAGCATGCGGTCGACCTGTCGCGGCTGACCGGCGTGACGCTCTACGAGCCGGAGGAACTGGTGCTCTCTGCCCGCGCCGGCACGCCGCTGGCGGAGGTCGAGGCGCTTCTCGCCGCGCGCGGCCAGGAATTCGCCTTCGAGCCGATGGATTACGCGCCACTGCTCACCGGGAAGGCCTCTTCAAACGGCAAGTCCGGCACCGTCGGCGGCGCGCTCGCCGCCAATCTCTCCGGACCGCGCCGGCTGAAGGCGGGTGCGGCGCGCGACCATATCCTCGGCACCCACGCCGTCTCCGGCCGCGGCGAGGCGTTCAAGGCGGGCGGCCGCGTGGTGAAGAACGTCACCGGCTACGACCTCTCCAAGGCGATGGCGGGCTCATGGGGCACGCTGGCAGTAGTCACCGATCTTACCTTCAAGGTCCTGCCGCGCGCCGAGACCGAGACTACGGTCGTCCTGCGCCGGCTGGACGACGAGAAGGCGGTTGCGGCGATGGCGGCAGCCATGGGCTCGAGCGCAGAAGTGTCCGGCGCCGCCCACCTGCCCGAACTGGTCGCCGCGCGCGTCGCCGGCGGCATGCTCGGTTCCGATCCGGCGACCCTGCTGCGCGTCGACGGTTTCGGCCCCTCGGTCGCCTACCGTGTCATCATGCTTTCGGAACTCTTCGGCGGCCATGTCGAGACCGTCGATGCGGAGCGCTCGCGCGCGCTGTGGGCCGGCATCCGCGACGTGGCTCCCTTCGCCGATGGTGCGGACCGCCCGGTCTGGCGCATATCGCTCGCGCCGTCCGAGGGCTGGAAGCTGGTCGCGGCACTTCGCATGCAGGCGGCTGTTGATGCCTTCTACGACTGGCAGGGCGGGCTGGTCTGGCTGCGCCTGGAGGACGATCCTGAGGCCGAGCTGGTGCGCCGGTTGGTCCGCAGGCTTGGCGGCGGTCACGCGACGCTGGTCCGCGCTGCCGCCCCGATCCGCGCCGCCGTCCCGGTCTTCGAGCCGCAGCCAGGCCCGCTCGGAGCGCTTTCCGCGCGTGTGAAGTCCGAGTTCGACCCGAAGGGCATCCTCAATCCCGGCCGGATGGCGACCGTATGA
- a CDS encoding DUF4870 domain-containing protein: MTDTNPPPAAPRETDQWLEPGKTNVQIVYFLYIAGMFIPILPLVGLIMAYINRGKAGGWVDTHYTYLIRTFWIGLLYGAIAVILMMLLIGFLLLVAVAVWIIVRCIVGLQAAGRGEPVKNPESWLI, from the coding sequence ATGACCGACACGAATCCGCCGCCCGCCGCACCGCGCGAGACCGACCAGTGGCTTGAACCCGGCAAGACCAACGTCCAGATCGTCTACTTCCTCTACATCGCCGGCATGTTCATCCCGATCCTGCCGCTGGTCGGGCTGATCATGGCCTATATCAACCGCGGCAAGGCCGGTGGCTGGGTCGACACGCACTACACCTATCTGATCCGCACCTTCTGGATCGGCCTGCTTTACGGCGCCATCGCGGTGATCCTGATGATGCTGCTGATCGGCTTCCTGCTCCTCGTCGCAGTGGCCGTCTGGATTATCGTGCGCTGCATCGTCGGTCTGCAGGCCGCGGGCAGGGGCGAGCCTGTGAAGAATCCGGAGAGCTGGCTGATCTGA
- a CDS encoding DUF433 domain-containing protein, protein MKISDVLSSDPEIVSGAVVFKGRRVPVAGLFEYLRARDTLDEFLLDFPTVEREQVEAVIQLAGEDVEQLILKHAA, encoded by the coding sequence ATGAAGATTTCCGATGTCCTGAGTTCCGACCCGGAAATCGTTTCGGGAGCCGTCGTGTTCAAAGGCAGACGGGTGCCGGTCGCGGGCCTGTTCGAATATCTGCGGGCGCGCGATACGCTCGACGAATTCCTGCTCGATTTCCCGACGGTGGAGCGAGAGCAAGTCGAGGCAGTCATCCAGTTGGCTGGCGAGGACGTCGAGCAGCTTATCCTGAAGCATGCCGCGTGA
- the glcF gene encoding glycolate oxidase subunit GlcF: MQTTFSLAQLADPHVAEAEKILRKCVHCGFCTATCPTYVTLGNELDSPRGRIYLIKDMLENGRPADEEIVTHVDRCLSCLSCMTTCPSGVHYMHLVDHARAHIEQTYHRPFIDRTIRAVLAQVLPYPGRFRAALRLAAFGRPFAGLFGRVKALKPLAAMLTMAPRAVPPTSTVSKPATHGANAPKRGRVALLTGCAQSVLDPAINEATVRLLTRLGVEVVVPEGEGCCGALVHHMGREEAALAAARGNVDSWTREIERGGLDAIVITASGCGTTIKDYGFMLRLDPAYAGKAARVSALAKDVTEYLAALDLPEPSLATGLSVAYHSACSMQHGQKITRQPKDLLKRAGFDVREPKEGHLCCGSAGTYNILQPDIAARLRSRKVSNIEATGAALVATGNIGCMTQIGGGTSLPVVHTVELLDWAWGGPRPEGIAVLSDHG, from the coding sequence ATGCAAACCACCTTTTCCCTCGCGCAGCTCGCCGATCCGCATGTGGCGGAGGCCGAAAAGATCCTGCGTAAATGCGTCCATTGCGGGTTCTGCACGGCGACGTGCCCGACCTATGTGACGCTGGGCAACGAGCTCGATTCGCCGCGCGGGCGCATCTATCTCATCAAGGACATGCTGGAGAACGGCCGTCCGGCCGACGAGGAGATCGTCACCCATGTCGACCGCTGCCTGTCCTGCCTGTCCTGCATGACGACCTGCCCGTCGGGCGTGCACTACATGCATCTCGTCGACCATGCGCGGGCGCATATCGAGCAGACCTACCACCGCCCCTTCATCGACCGCACGATCCGCGCCGTGCTGGCGCAGGTGCTGCCGTACCCGGGGCGCTTCCGCGCCGCGCTGAGGCTCGCCGCCTTCGGCCGCCCCTTCGCCGGCCTGTTCGGTCGCGTGAAGGCGCTGAAGCCGCTCGCCGCCATGCTCACGATGGCGCCACGCGCCGTGCCCCCCACCTCCACCGTCTCGAAGCCCGCCACTCACGGCGCGAATGCGCCGAAGCGCGGCCGGGTCGCGCTGCTTACCGGCTGCGCCCAGTCGGTGCTCGATCCGGCGATCAACGAGGCGACCGTGCGCCTGCTCACCCGCCTCGGCGTCGAGGTAGTCGTGCCGGAAGGCGAGGGCTGCTGCGGCGCGCTCGTCCACCACATGGGTCGCGAGGAGGCAGCCCTTGCCGCGGCACGCGGCAATGTGGACTCCTGGACGCGTGAGATCGAGCGCGGGGGGCTCGATGCGATCGTCATCACCGCGTCCGGCTGCGGCACCACGATCAAGGACTACGGCTTCATGCTGCGCCTCGATCCGGCCTATGCCGGCAAGGCCGCGCGCGTGTCGGCGCTCGCGAAGGACGTCACCGAATATCTCGCGGCACTCGACCTGCCTGAGCCGTCGCTGGCGACCGGCCTGTCCGTTGCCTACCACTCCGCCTGCTCGATGCAGCACGGCCAGAAGATCACCCGCCAGCCGAAGGACCTGTTGAAGCGCGCCGGCTTCGACGTGCGGGAACCGAAGGAAGGGCATCTGTGCTGCGGCTCGGCCGGCACCTACAACATCCTCCAGCCCGACATCGCGGCGAGGCTGCGCTCCCGCAAGGTCTCGAACATCGAAGCGACGGGTGCGGCGCTCGTCGCCACCGGCAACATCGGCTGCATGACCCAGATCGGCGGCGGCACGTCGCTGCCCGTCGTCCACACCGTCGAGCTGCTCGACTGGGCTTGGGGCGGGCCGCGGCCGGAGGGCATTGCCGTTCTGTCAGATCACGGCTGA
- a CDS encoding bile acid:sodium symporter family protein: protein MDSLITVFLPLALAVIMFSLGLGLTVADFVRVVTQPKAYALGAFSQLVVIPAVAYALALAFKLSPELAVGMMILSLSPGGVTSNLMTKLAKADVALAVSLTATTSLIAVVTMPLLAAFFARHFMGAAAPPINITSLGFTMFLITALPAVLGLLLRRFATGLALAIERPLEMIALALFVVVVVGALASNWRLFVDNLLLLGPSLVLLNIILLGFGLVVGRIFSLKRGEATAISIETGVHNATVGITVGTLIAEQASGLPPFSLPSGVYGITMYLVTIPFVLWRRRRRMVSE from the coding sequence TTGGACAGTCTCATCACGGTGTTCCTGCCGCTCGCGCTGGCGGTGATCATGTTCTCGCTCGGCCTGGGGTTGACGGTGGCGGACTTCGTCCGCGTCGTGACGCAGCCGAAGGCCTATGCGCTAGGTGCGTTCTCGCAGCTGGTGGTCATTCCGGCCGTAGCCTATGCGCTGGCGCTCGCCTTCAAGCTGTCGCCGGAGCTGGCGGTCGGCATGATGATCCTGTCGCTCAGCCCGGGCGGCGTGACGTCGAACCTGATGACCAAGCTGGCGAAGGCCGACGTAGCTCTCGCTGTGTCGCTGACCGCCACGACGAGCCTGATCGCGGTGGTGACGATGCCGCTGCTCGCGGCATTCTTCGCCCGGCACTTCATGGGCGCGGCCGCGCCGCCGATCAACATCACCTCGCTCGGCTTCACCATGTTCCTGATCACCGCGCTGCCGGCGGTGCTGGGGCTTTTGCTGCGGCGCTTCGCGACCGGCCTCGCGCTGGCGATCGAGCGGCCGCTGGAGATGATCGCGCTGGCGCTGTTCGTGGTGGTGGTGGTGGGCGCGCTCGCCTCGAACTGGCGGCTTTTCGTCGACAACCTCCTGCTGCTCGGCCCGAGCCTCGTGCTGCTCAACATCATCCTGCTCGGCTTCGGCCTCGTGGTCGGACGGATCTTCAGCCTGAAGCGCGGCGAGGCGACGGCGATCTCGATCGAAACCGGAGTGCATAATGCGACGGTCGGCATCACCGTCGGCACATTGATCGCGGAGCAGGCATCGGGCCTGCCGCCGTTCTCGCTGCCGTCGGGCGTCTACGGCATCACCATGTATCTGGTGACGATCCCGTTCGTGCTGTGGCGGAGGCGGAGGCGGATGGTGAGCGAATAG
- a CDS encoding L,D-transpeptidase, giving the protein MLRILLLAGAATAAALAAQPAAAQSRYSERPPLVVSPDLSAPWVMQLKRAPDGRRVAAPVERRSIAMNQPRLRELRRAEQRRAVDPNLRTAAVPAPTKKQFQMDPVYLPQEVEYPSKEKPGTIIIDQQSKFLYYVRGDGKARRYGVGVGKEGMDWRGTEIVSNKRTWPDWRPPAEMIEREKKKGRILPAFMAGGEANPLGARALYLGSTLYRIHGTNAPWTIGTNNSSGCIRMRNEDVIELYEMVNVGTKVIVM; this is encoded by the coding sequence ATGTTGCGTATCCTCCTGCTTGCCGGCGCGGCGACCGCCGCCGCACTCGCCGCCCAGCCCGCCGCGGCCCAGAGCCGCTATTCGGAGCGCCCGCCGCTCGTCGTCTCGCCGGACCTGTCCGCGCCCTGGGTGATGCAGCTGAAGCGCGCGCCGGACGGGCGGCGCGTCGCAGCACCGGTGGAGCGGCGCAGCATCGCGATGAACCAGCCGCGGCTGCGGGAGCTGAGGCGCGCCGAGCAGCGCCGGGCGGTCGACCCCAACCTGCGCACCGCCGCCGTTCCGGCTCCGACCAAGAAGCAGTTCCAGATGGACCCGGTCTATCTGCCGCAGGAGGTGGAGTATCCGAGCAAGGAAAAGCCGGGCACGATCATCATCGATCAGCAGTCCAAGTTCCTCTACTACGTGCGCGGCGACGGCAAGGCCCGGCGCTACGGCGTCGGCGTCGGCAAGGAAGGCATGGACTGGCGCGGCACCGAGATCGTCAGCAACAAGCGGACCTGGCCGGACTGGCGCCCCCCGGCGGAGATGATCGAGCGCGAGAAGAAGAAGGGCCGCATCCTGCCCGCCTTCATGGCCGGCGGCGAGGCAAACCCGCTCGGCGCGCGCGCGCTCTATCTCGGCTCGACGCTCTACCGCATCCACGGCACCAATGCGCCCTGGACGATCGGCACCAACAATTCCTCGGGCTGCATCCGCATGCGCAACGAGGACGTGATCGAGCTCTACGAAATGGTGAACGTGGGGACCAAGGTCATCGTCATGTGA